Proteins from a genomic interval of Dendropsophus ebraccatus isolate aDenEbr1 chromosome 6, aDenEbr1.pat, whole genome shotgun sequence:
- the LOC138795895 gene encoding odorant receptor 131-2-like, whose protein sequence is MNSTNDSSSNRLLHTLKGSFFLLDFLICSVFTILITQTVWKDSVLKKEVRYFFLCHHLVFLTLFFGFGTITSYLRAFQVNAPVIVCWILFAVQIIVGRAVLLTLVLMALNTCIAVCWPLKYLGLAHSLKYKLIVCLWIIALLDPVVSLVYEGIQKGHQYVVQKDQNCPNTISSTSQRITGIVFIIILVLVILGSYIIMFREGKRAGHFTKSNRQAKRTILIHGLQSALHILPTLMNIWISGKGDYFILDLFNFIIFSLAQCLSPVVYGLRSSELRQKFIERRYCCGAFDRYSVESFQNGQSIKT, encoded by the coding sequence ATGAACAGCACCAATGACTCCAGCTCCAATCGATTACTCCACACATTAAAAGGCTCCTTCTTCCTGCTGGATTTCCTTATCTGCTCTGTTTTCACCATCTTGATAACTCAAACTGTGTGGAAAGACAGCGTACTGAAGAAGGAAGTGCGATACTTCTTCTTGTGCCACCATCTGGTGTTCTTGACTTTATTCTTTGGTTTCGGAACTATAACTAGCTACTTGCGAGCTTTCCAGGTCAATGCCCCAGTCATTGTCTGCTGGATCCTTTTTGCAGTCCAGATAATAGTTGGAAGGGCGGTGCTATTGACTCTAGTCTTAATGGCATTGAACACTTGCATAGCTGTTTGCTGGCCTCTTAAATACTTAGGATTGGCTCATTCTCTGAAGTATAAGCTAATTGTGTGTCTATGGATTATTGCTTTGCTGGACCCTGTGGTGTCACTCGTCTATGAAGGCATACAGAAAGGTCACCAGTATGTTGTTCAAAAGGATCAAAATTGCCCGAATACCATATCAAGTACATCACAGAGAATAACTGGAATAGTTTTCATCATCATACTGGTCCTTGTCATCTTGGGATCTTACATTATTATGTTTAGAGAAGGAAAACGAGCCGGGCATTTTACAAAATCCAACCGCCAAGCCAAAAGAACCATCCTGATCCATGGACTACAGAGCGCCCTGCACATCCTGCCAACGCTCATGAACATTTGGATCAGTGGGAAAGGCGATTATTTTATTCTGGATTTGTTTAATTTTATTATCTTCTCCTTAGCTCAGTGTCTCAGCCCTGTTGTATATGGACTGAGAAGTAGTGAACTCAGACAAAAGTTTATCGAAAGACGATATTGCTGCGGAGCATTTGACAGATATAGTGTGGAAAGTTTTCAGAATGGACAAAGCATAAAGACCTGA